The window CAAACCTTCTCAGCAAGAGCGTGGCCGATGATCAGTACCTTCGGGTGCAGGAGACGCGTAACCTGCTGCCGATGCTGGCAAAGAGCTACGATAAGGAGCGTTGGAAGATCGCGTccgacgaggtgctgcaggtgtcACCAAAACTGGACGGCAttcgctgcgtcgccgcgtacAGGGTGGACACAAAGCAggtgctcttcttcagcCGCTCTGGCACACTGTTCGAGTGCTGTGACGACGCCATCGAGCCAGCCCTGCGGCACCTCTTCGAGAAGGACCCGACGCTCGTGCTTGACGGCGAGCTGTATAACGACTCCGTCAACCTGGTGCAGCTTAGCACCGTGCgtacagcagcaggaaaATCGCCCCGGCTGTCCcccacggcggcgctgtctgGGGAAGACCCGGTGTCGGCCTTCTACAATTCactcctcgctgctgcataCGGGAACAAGAAGCACAAGCACAACTCGGtagccgccgctggtgtggcGCAGACAGATCTGCCGGCAGTGATCCGCTTCGACCAGCTCACATCGGCGATCCGCACGACACGTCAATGGCTCACCCCTGAAGTTTCGGCTTTGCAGCGCCAGTTGCAGTACCACGTCTTTGACATCCTTTACAGTCGTGAGTTCCCCGGCGGGCGCGGGTCGGCGGTGCCGTTCAGTGTTCGCTACGGCGTCCTTGAGCGACTGCTGGCATCCGTGACAGTCCACAACTTAGCGCACATTTCAAGGTACGATCCGCTAGTGCTGAGGCGTGTGCCGAGCTACTTGTGCACCATCGACGCCGTCGACACCGTGCTGCATGCAGCCATGAGAGTCGGCTACGAGGGTATCATGATTCGCCGCGAGTGCCGGGGCGCCACGACGGTTGCCGACAGGGACAGCAACAAGGTAGAGTCGGCAGTCAAGAAGATCAAGCGGGGCTCTGCGTCCAATGAAGGCAAAGCCAGAGCGGGCGCCGCGACGGAGAATAGTGACGGTGGCTATGGCtacggacagcgcagcagcacgttgCTCAAGTACAAGGTGATGCAGGACGCAGAGTATGTCATTGTAGGTGCAGTGGAAGGCTCCGGCAAGTGGAAAGGCTTCCTCGGCTCTTTCATCTGCGTGACGCCGGATAAGAAGCACCGCTTCACTGTCACCCCAGCCAGCACCGATGCCGAGAAGCGGCGCATGTGGCAGTCATGGAAGACGGCGTACAAGGGGAAGGTGCTGACGGTGCAGTACCAGGAAATCACCCCAGACGGCGTCCCGCGCTTCCCCGTGGGCAAGTGCGttcgcggcgcagcggacGGGCACGATTGGCTGTAGCCTTTTctcgggcagcagcagtgaaaTGGGTGAGGGAACTCGAGGGAGGCAGCGTGTGATGGCGGTGGAGCGGGGTGAGAAGCATGACGCTGTGTAACAATCtcccgccctctctttctcttcctccattCCCCTCTTCAAGTTCGCGAGTACACGGACACCCTCACATACGTGGTGGTATCGTACGCGCACCTCAAGCATTGACCGCCTCATGTGTTGGTCTTGGTGATCTTTTGTAAGCCCTCGACCACAAAGTCCCTCACCCCTTGGCCGCCACCTTTGCCTTCTACCCGCACCGAGTCTGGTGAGACTCCTTGGACACATCATCCCACAGCCATATCTGGTCCAATACCCTCTACTGCTCTCACGCATGCTGTGGTGGCCCACCACGCTGTTCGCCTTTCCACACATCCTCCTGGCCTTGATCGTAGACGCACCTTCACTGCATCAACGCCTAACTCTACGCGGgtccccttccctctttctctcgctgtttTATATGTTGATTTCGTGCTTCTGCCGGCTGCGTCTATTCGGTCTCGCGCCTTTACTCTTTGGTATGcctgggtgggtgtgtgtggtgggaggggagtgggggaTGCGGGGATGGGAGGAGGGTCTGCCTCGCCACACCACCATCAGTCGCCTTCCTCTCGCAccatcgccccccccctatTCTCGCATCCATTCCAACCTGCGCCTCACTGCCCACGCTGAACTTCTCTCCCCATCTCGCCTTCTCGCTTAGCGGTGCCTCGACGGTGAATTTCTAAATTcaggggaagagggcgagcgagaaggggacaagagaggggaggggggttaAAGCCGTGAAGGGCATGTGCCGTGCTGTTCTgttgccttttcttttcccgttcacctcacctcacctcgcctctctctctctcttttgggggtttccttctctcttttgtaCACTTTcactcttccccctctctcttgtatCACTCACCGGCCATTCGCTCTTCGCTTTGTGTGaatgtgtgcgcgcgcgcgttgcCGCTTtactttctcttcttctgcgtCCTTCACGCCTGTTGTGGCATCGCCcaagctgcagcagccgcgcgcCTCGTCGCTCTTGCTCTCCACGCTTTCAGTAAAGTTGTACCACAGGATCACACCATAATGAGTCTCAAGTCTTGTACCGCTACATGCACCAACCCTCTGCACCCGCCTCTTCTGTCGCTCTTTTCTCGGCTCTCTGGTCTCCCTCACGTTTGAGTAAACCATACGCGACTAACCCAGTAACCCCTTTCCTGCCACAGTGATGCCTCATTCACCCCActcccaccccctcaccTTCGAACTGGCATTCAATGTTACATGAGTGTGAGAGACACCTTGAGCCACATTTCTCTGTGGAAACGGCGAATCCACCGTCAACCGTCTCGTCGTctctccgcttctcctccacccctctccccatgGTATTTTCACTTAcctcgcttcttctcgttcttaccctctcctcttgcctctccttctcgctctctcaagCACATCCCCTTGGAGAGGTAGCGTGTTGCTCATTCTCTGTCTACCGCCGTCACCTCCGCCGTTCGTCCAGTGTAGTTCAACCATCACTGTCAgagcctctctttttctccccccccccaccccaccccacctctTTGGGCTGCGCACAGGCAAAATTGTAGATGCACGGGTGCAAACACATACTCACACTTACGCGCGCGCACCACATCATTCAGTTCGATACATTTTCCCCATTTAGCGTGTGTCCGTCTCCCACTCATTCAAGCATacattctctctcttcccaaGCACGCATCTAACTCATAGATACGAaccctcttcctcccactcccctcctctctttctctcctcttcagcACACGTGACTTCCACATCCTCCGAGGCCTTACCCCATTTTACCCCACACACGTTGCACGGCGAGAGGAAACAACTGCGCCCTGCGTGCATCgacctccagcagcgcagccgttCCCAGACGAGCGATTCTCGACGGcgctatttttttttttggggggtgCTGTATGTACCACACAGAGGGCGAAGGTGCGCCAAGGCACGCAGTGCATCAGACGCAGATACaagcgcacgtacacacacgcgagagTGCATACACATACCATCCCAATATCATTTCATTGGATAATAAATGTttcgttgccgccgcccgcTCCTCTCAACGCTGCCAGCAGACATGAGTAAGCTCTTTGGGGCCCGCGGTCGTCGCACACTACAACAGAAGCGCGTCTACGATCAACTGAAAAATACCACCATTCAGGATGCATTTCCTCACATCGCCGCCTGCTGGGTGGGGCCGTGCTGGGGCAGCGTGATGCAGACGCCATGCAACGTATCCCCCGTGTGCATGAAGATGGCggtgtggcgctgctccagctgcttgcaGGAGTTCGAGATGGTAGTGGGGCACTTCGTTGACGAGGGCGGCGTGTGCCCGCATTGTCATAACCCGCAGAAGAGGCTGGACAACGTGACGCTGCGCAACGCGCAGGGGGAGCTGGTGATCAAGAAACCCCAATACATAAAAGCGCCGCGCATGATTCACTCGAACTACCGTAGCGTGCTCTTCACCAACCCACACTGGGAGTCGCTGAACATTCAGCCCATGCTTGCTCAGCGCTGGGAGCTTGTAGTAGACGAGCTCACGAAGAGTAGCAATGGCGAGAATGGCACCACTCCCGACAAGCATCTGCTTCTCGCCTCCCCCAAGATCGACGGCATCCGCTGTATGATCGGGTACAACCAGAAGCTTCAGGAAGTTCAGTTCTTTTCCCGAGGCGGTATCGTTCTCGAGTGCTGTCACGGCCTCGTCCCGCAGCTACTGCCGCTCTTTAAGGAGGACCCAACGCTCATGCTGGACGGCGAGCTCTTCGCACCAGAATGCAACTTTGAGCAGCTCAACGGGCTCGTGCGCCGACTCAACAAGAAGTCCAGCCCAAAAGTCATGGAGGCGCAGGCACGGCTGCTGGAGTACTTCGCCTTCGACATCATGTATAGTGCGCAGCTCTCGTCCCCGTCAGCCCCTTTCGACGAGCGTTATCAGCTGCTCAAGAAGCTCATCCCCGTCTGCGGAGCGAAGCGGATTAGCAACTACATCCACGACGACGCGAAGAAGAAGGTAATCCGCGCGAAGCACGGCAGTGTGGCCACGGCAGCAAACGGTCAGGCCGTGAAGATTTACCATGTCCCTGCCGCACAGGTCCACCCAAGCGATATGAAGGATGTACTGGACGAAGCGTGCTCGCAGGGCTTCGAGGGTGTCATGATCCGACTTCCCAAGTTCCCCTACGAACACGGCAAGCGCAGCTTTGGGTTGCTCAAGTACAAGCAGATGCACGACGCAGAGTTTAAGATTGTAGGCTTCGTGCCCGGAGAAGGCAAGTTTAAGGGTGCTCTTGGCGCCTTTATCTGCGAGACCAAGGACGGCAAACTATTCAACACACCACCCAAGGTCCCCTACaagcgccgcatcgagcTGTGGGCGCATCGCAAGGAATTCCTCAGCAAGTACCTGACGGTCCAGTACCAGGAACTCTCCTCGCAGAATGTGCCGCGCTTCCCAATCGCCAAGGCCGTACGCGGTAGTGAGGATAGGCAAGATTGGCTGTGAAGAGAGCGCCGCACAGAGCggtgcgcgcagcagccttCAACGCAACAAAGACAACATAAAGCGCGGCATGCCAACTACGAGAAGCGAGAGGCGATAGGGAAAAGGAcgtctacacacacacagagagagagatgcagaggCACTGCCTTcattccctctccccacttttcccttccttcctaggggcgtgtgtgtatggccGTCGAGTGAGCTCTTCTGCTGTCGAGCGAGTGCCGCCATCAGCTTTTACCATAGAACCTAACTAGATGCGtctgctccccctcccccctccctcctgcccTCCGCTGTTTTGTGTGGCGCGCGTGTCGTGCATTTTCTGCTCGTTGGTTTTAGGGatagagaggaggaggaggaggaggaggaagggaggggggctttTTTGCCTCGTTATTCTCTCGTTGCGTGGGGAAGCATCGGTGGATCAGCGCGCCTGTGCATTTCTCTTATGCGCGTCGCTCCTCGCCCACAGGGCGCACCCACGACAGCAGGAGTAAAGAATGCACAAGGCGTAAGGAATGGGCAGTCCTTTGCTGAAACAAACGgaaaggaagggggatggATGAGCGTGCGtagaaggggggaggctcTGCGACGTCAGCTGCCGAGTGACGAGCACGTGTGTCTCACGTTGTCCTTTCCGCTTTCCTCACCCCTTTACTACCACGCATGACCCACTGTGTGATGTAGCGTCGtcatctctttctctagAGAGGTGTGGTGCCCAACTGGATAAAGATGCGATTGCACACGCGTGGATGTGAGTGTCTGCGTTTGAGTTGCATCTGTGTGGNNNNNNNNNNNNNNNNNNNNNNNNNNNNNNNNNNNNNNNNNNNNNNNNNNNNNNNNNNNNNNNNNNNNNNNNNNNNNNNNNNNNNNNNNNNNNNNNNNNNTCTCTGTCAGCGGGCATTCATCCCTCTTGACACCACTGGCCTCCGCGGCGTAGCCGATGGCGCTGCCCACAGGTGGCAGAAAAGAACGGCGGCTGTTGCTGGATTGCTAGCTGCGCAGTCGTCGTCGCTCAGCCATCTCGGTGTACGTCTCCTGTCGGTATCCTCGTCTTTGCCTCGTGCGTACGTTAGCAAATGCAGCGGTGCCCGGCCCTCGGCGTCGCATTCCGGCAACGCCGTGCGCCACCTTTCGTACGTCACGAATGCATCGAACTTCGAGTCAGAGGTGCTGCAGTCACAGCAGGCCATCTGCCTTATCTACTACATCTCGAGTCGAAGCTGCTCTGCTTACCTGAAAACAGCAGAGAAGCTAGTGGACTCGATCAACGCTCAGACAGCAGGGCTCGATGCACCAGGGTcgacaagcagcagcggcagcagtacAGCGAAGGTGGCATTGTCAGAGCTAGCCGTGGAGGTGAACGACAGACAGGTACCGGAAGACGCTGAGGGCAGCGCAACCTCGTCCACTCCGTCGTCAGCGTCAGCTGCCGCACCCACTcagaaaacaaagaagatGGAGTGGCTGAAGCTCTGCATGATTAACGCTGATGAGAACCGCAATTTggcctccgccttctctgTGGAGCGCGCGAAACTTCCGATCACGTACTTCGTGATGCAAGGCACCATTGTTGATAAAGTTGTGGGCCACATTGCTGAGGCGCGACTGAACGGTATCCTCATTAAGTTCCTCGAGCACTACCAAAAGGAAATGAATGTGGATCTTCTAGCACGCCAGAGCAAGGCAAGCGGGACGAGTGGCACCAGTGCGAGCCCGCTGCCCTCCGCTGCAACGGCAGACCTGCTCAATGGGACTTCGACAACATTCCTGCAGGACAAGATCATGAACGCCCTAGTAGGCGCGGACATGATCCAGCTGCCTGAGGAAGCTGAGAAGCTTGACGGTCTGCGACGCACGTTGCaggagacgaagaagaaggcgcacaCAGAACTACAGGAGCTGCACAAGCAGCTTGGCATGGACGTGCGTCGCCTCACCGATGCTGAAATGCAGACTTACTACTTCAACGCCCCGCAGTTTCACGCGTTTGGCGTACTTTGTGCGCTTGAGGCGCTCTACCTCGCCCGGTCGTACGCGACGCTTGGCGATGTGGCGCGCGTCAACGTGGACTGGGCGCGTCGTGCCGTGCAGAAGGAATTTGAGCCCATCCAAGGCGACCCCGCGCTGCGACGGGTGCTGGCCTTGGTAGACGTGAACCTCGTTCGTGGTGAGCTACGcacagcggcgatgctggcggcgcaggaTGCGAACCGGCTCGGCAGCGTCCTAGCTGCGAGGGGTGCGGACGATGTGCACGATGCGCAGCATCGCGACGCCCTAAAAGAGATGGAGACACTTATCGCTGGCCAGAGTCAGTACTGCGTAGACATGTTGCACATCATCGACGCCCACATCGATAGTCGAACACTCGATGGCAGCGCGTTCCCGTCTGCGGTTGTGAATCAGCTGTTTGAGCTGCTGAGGTGCAATCTGAAACTGAGTCGGACACGCCTGTCACAGCCGTTGCGTGACGTAGGGACCGACACGCCGGAcgccagcagtgccgcagAGAGCATGAAGGATCTCATGGACGGCAAGACGCCCGATACGACGGCGAAGCGCGTACGGATGGCACAGGCACGAGTGCCGCAAGTTCAAACGCTGATCATGTCTCTTCTCCAGCTCTATCCGACAGATCTGAAGAGTCAAGACGCTCGGTCACGACTGGCTTCCCTCATTTACTGAGGGGAGGTGCTGCCATCAGGTGGCGAAGCTATCAGTACGCGTCCACAGGTCTCACAGCCAACGGCGTTGGTGTACACATTGGGGTGCACAACTACGAGTGGACGCCTACGTCGTTGCCTCCGACCGTGACGAGGCAGCTCTTGTAGAGTCTCTCTACTCGcccgctccctcctctcctcgcctAACCAGGCGAAGCGTTGCTCCTCTCTTGATTGCGGAAGGGCCCTCTTCGAATAATGCTCCCCAACACGCGTTGGCTTCCCCTTTGCTGGGAAACGGTTGGCCTTGTTGTctcgtccccctccccctccccctcaccctcccccccccccctcaccctctgtCCCGAATCGAGCAGCACATacacgagaagaagaagacgggCATACGCAAGGCCAATGCCTTGACAGCACTCATAGTCACGGCGTATAAGTATGGGTGcccatgtgcgtgtgtgggtagTGTTAGTGTTTGAGCTCATCAGCAACCCTCAGAAGCAAGACAGTGAAGTCAGTCGCTGCATGGACATACTttacctctctttctttccctcatccctctcttccacccaCGCCCCTctcgtgcgcgtgtgcgtctttCCTACGATGGATGGTAGTGGCAACTATGAGGATGACGGCAGCTGCTACTACTGCGCcagcctctcccccctctgctgGAAGCATACACACATGAGGAGGCGAAGCAAGCCAGCAAAAACAGCGACCCAGCgaagcagaggcggcagatgcacagcgccagcacggAGCGGCGTATCGCTCACACGCTGACACATACAGGTGCGTCATTACCCACAAGCTGATTGGTagtctccc is drawn from Leishmania braziliensis MHOM/BR/75/M2904 complete genome, chromosome 26 and contains these coding sequences:
- a CDS encoding putative DNA ligase k alpha codes for the protein MMKATVLLRLGGGGSGLIGRPTLLRRQTAKRVATTKAKDTTTGGRNKKATAPTADGGWCSHKLSLADFHPAIARTWIAAASNKMLQPQHVTPDSRKLAWWICPSCHHQHNKRIDRHLAAGGACPQCGAKPTLDVGRSARKDASSPRSASNAASLSTKTKRTTAASAQKSVPAVAVLRHRCRPSSTLDTIAAPNANLLSKSVADDQYLRVQETRNLLPMLAKSYDKERWKIASDEVLQVSPKLDGIRCVAAYRVDTKQVLFFSRSGTLFECCDDAIEPALRHLFEKDPTLVLDGELYNDSVNLVQLSTVRTAAGKSPRLSPTAALSGEDPVSAFYNSLLAAAYGNKKHKHNSVAAAGVAQTDLPAVIRFDQLTSAIRTTRQWLTPEVSALQRQLQYHVFDILYSREFPGGRGSAVPFSVRYGVLERLLASVTVHNLAHISRYDPLVLRRVPSYLCTIDAVDTVLHAAMRVGYEGIMIRRECRGATTVADRDSNKVESAVKKIKRGSASNEGKARAGAATENSDGGYGYGQRSSTLLKYKVMQDAEYVIVGAVEGSGKWKGFLGSFICVTPDKKHRFTVTPASTDAEKRRMWQSWKTAYKGKVLTVQYQEITPDGVPRFPVGKCVRGAADGHDWL
- a CDS encoding putative DNA ligase; translated protein: MSKLFGARGRRTLQQKRVYDQLKNTTIQDAFPHIAACWVGPCWGSVMQTPCNVSPVCMKMAVWRCSSCLQEFEMVVGHFVDEGGVCPHCHNPQKRLDNVTLRNAQGELVIKKPQYIKAPRMIHSNYRSVLFTNPHWESLNIQPMLAQRWELVVDELTKSSNGENGTTPDKHLLLASPKIDGIRCMIGYNQKLQEVQFFSRGGIVLECCHGLVPQLLPLFKEDPTLMLDGELFAPECNFEQLNGLVRRLNKKSSPKVMEAQARLLEYFAFDIMYSAQLSSPSAPFDERYQLLKKLIPVCGAKRISNYIHDDAKKKVIRAKHGSVATAANGQAVKIYHVPAAQVHPSDMKDVLDEACSQGFEGVMIRLPKFPYEHGKRSFGLLKYKQMHDAEFKIVGFVPGEGKFKGALGAFICETKDGKLFNTPPKVPYKRRIELWAHRKEFLSKYLTVQYQELSSQNVPRFPIAKAVRGSEDRQDWL